The DNA region CGTCGCCGCGGTCCGGCTGGCCGCCGAACACCTGCGTTCCGCCGGCGTGAGCCCTGTGGGGGCTTCCGGCGGGACCACGCTGGGCGACGCCGCACGGGGAGGTGCGCGCTGATGCCCACCCTCTTCGGCACCCCGCTCAAGCGCAAGGAAGATCCCCGGCTGATCACCGGGCACGCCACCTACACCGACGACATCCACCTGCCCGGCATGCTGTACGCGGCCATCCTGCGCAGCCCGCACGCCCATGCCCGCATCCGCTCCATCGACGTCTCCGAGGCGGCCCGGGCGCCGGGCGTGGTCCGGGTCTACACGGGCAAGGACCTGGAGGGGAAACTGGGCCCCATCCCCACCGCCTGGCTGGTCCCCGGGGCCGACCTGAAGACGCCGGCCCATCCCGCCCTGGCCTCCGAGCGCGTGCGCTACGCCGGCGACGGCGTGGCGCTGGTGGTGGCCGGGAGCCGCGCGGCTGCCCGGGACGCGCTGGAGAAGATCCGGGTCGACTACGAGCCGCTGCCCGCCGTGGTCGACGCGGAGAAGGCGCTGGCACCCGGAGCGCCCCAGGTCCACGACGACGTGCCGGGCAACGTGGTCCTCCACTGGCGTGCCGGGAACGGCCCGGAGGCGGCCGAGAAGGCGATCGCCGAGGCCGAGGTGGTGGTCCGCCGGCGCATCCGCAACCAGCGGCTGATCCCCACCGCCATGGAGCCCCGCGCCGCCGTGGCCCAGTACAACCCGGCCACGGGCGAGCTGACCCTCTGGGTCACCTCGCAGAACCCGCACATCCACCGCTTCCTGCTCTCCCTGACGCTGGGGATCCCCGAGCAGAAGCTGCGCGTCATCGCCCCCGAGGTGGGCGGCGGCTTCGGCTCCAAGATCCCCTTCTACCCCGACGAGGCGCTGGTCGCCTTCGCCGCCCGCGACCTGGGGCTGCCCGTCAAGTGGACCGAGGACCGCTCCGAGAACTACCGGGCGACCACCCACGGCCGCGACCACGTCCAGGACCTGGTGCTGGCCGGCACCCGCGACGGCCGCCTCACGGCGCTGCGCATCCGGACCGTCGCCAACCTGGGCGCCTACCTCTCCACGGCCGCCCCGGGCGTCCCCACCATCCTCTTCGGCCTGATCACCGCCGGACCGTACACCATCCCCAACGTCGACGTGGAGGTCTTCGGGGTGCTCACCCACACCACCCCGGTGGAGGCGTACCGCGGCGCCGGCCGGCCCGAGGCCACCTACCTGCTGGAGCGCCTGGTCGACCTCTACGCCCGGGAGATCGGCATGGACCCGGCGGAGATCCGGAGGAAGAACTTCATCCCCGCCGACCGCTTCCCGTACGAGACCCCCACGGGGCTGACCTACGACTCCGGCGACTACGAGCGGGCGCTGGACAAGGCGCTGGAGGCGCTGGACTACGCCGGGCTCCGCCAGGAGCAGGCGGAGCTGCGGAAACAGGGGCGCTTCCTCGGCGTCGGCTTCTCCAGCTACGTGGAGATCTGCGGTCTCGGCCCCTCCAGGGTGGCGGGCGCGGTCGGCTTCCAGGGCGGTCTCTGGGAGAGCGCCGTGGTCCGGGTCCATCCCTCGGGCAAGGTGAACGTCTACATCGGCAGCTCGCCCCACGGCCAGGGCGAGGAGACCACCTTCGCCCAGGTGGTGGCCGACGAGCTGGGCGTGCCGGTGGAGGACGTGGAGATCGTGCACGGCGACACCGCGCAGACGCCGATGGGATGGGGCACCTACGGCAGCCGGACGACGCCGGTGGGTTCCGGGGCCCTGGCGCTGGCCGCCCGGCGGGTGGCGGAGAAGGCGAGAAAGATCGCCGCCCACATGCTGGAGGCGGCGCCCGAGGACCTGGACTTCCGCGACGGCGCCTTCCAGGTGCGGGGCGTCCCGGAGCGGAAGGCGACCATCCAGCAGGTGGCGCTGCAGGCGTACCTGGCCTGGAACCTGCCGGAAGGGATGGAGCCGGCGCTGGAGGCGTCCGCCTTCTACGACCCCTCCAACTTCGTCTATCCCTTCGGTACCCACGTGGCCGTGGTGGAGGTGGAGCCGGCCACCGGCCAGGTGAAGCTCCTCCGCTACGTCGCCGTCGACGACCCGGGTCGGGTGATCAACCCGCTGATCGTCGACGGCCAGGTCCACGGCGGCGTGGTGCAGGGCATCGGCCAGGCGCTCTGGGAGGGAGCGGTCTACGACGAGAACGGCCAGCTCCTGACCGGCTCCATGATGGACTACGCGCTGCCGCGGGCGGGCTTCCTGCCGCCCATCGAGACCTACCGCACGGAGACGCCCTCGCCCGTCAACCCGCTGGGCGTCAAGGGGGTGGGAGAGACCGGCACCATCGCCTCCACGCCGGCCGTGGTCAACGCGGTGATGGACGCCCTCGCCCCCTTCGGCATCGACCACCTGGAGATGCCCCTGACGCCCGAGAAGATCTGGCGGGCCGTCCGCGAGGCGGAGGCCCGGAAGGGAGGTGCGGCGGCGTGATCCCGGCGGCCTTCGACTACGCCCGCGCCTCCAGCCTGGACGAGGCGCTCCGCCTCCTCCAGGAGGCGGGACCCGACGCGAAGCTGCTGGCGGGCGGCCACAGCCTCCTGCCGATGATGAAGCTGCGCCTGGCCGAACCGCCCGTGCTCGTCGACATCGGCGGCATCGCGGAGCTCCGCGGCATCCGTCTGGAAGGGGACGAGCTGGTGATCGGCGCGCTCACCACCCACGCCGAGGTGGCCGGATCGGTCCAGGTGGCGGAGGCCTTCCCCCTCCTGGCGCAGGCGGCCGGGGCCATCGGCGACCTCCAGGTCCGGAACCGCGGGAGCGTCGGCGGCAACCTGGCCCACGCCGACCCGAGCTCCGACCTGCCCGCCGTCGTCCTGGCGCTGGAGGCGCGGCTGGTCCTGCGCAGCCCGTCCGGGGAGCGGGCGGTCCCCGCGCGGGAGTTCTTCCTCGGACCGTTCACCACCGCGCTGGAGCCGGGCGAGATCCTGACCGAGGTCCGCTTCCCGCTCCTGGGCGGGCGGACGGGGACCGCCTACGTCAAGCACCCCCACCCGGCCTCGGGCTATGCGGTCGTCGGCGTGGCGGCCGTGGTCCGGCTGGCGGCGGACGGTTCGGTCGAGCAGGCCCGGATCGGCGTCACCGGAGTCGCCCTGAGCGCCTTCCGGGCGGAGGCGGTGGAGGCGGCGCTGC from Bacillota bacterium includes:
- a CDS encoding xanthine dehydrogenase family protein molybdopterin-binding subunit; its protein translation is MPTLFGTPLKRKEDPRLITGHATYTDDIHLPGMLYAAILRSPHAHARIRSIDVSEAARAPGVVRVYTGKDLEGKLGPIPTAWLVPGADLKTPAHPALASERVRYAGDGVALVVAGSRAAARDALEKIRVDYEPLPAVVDAEKALAPGAPQVHDDVPGNVVLHWRAGNGPEAAEKAIAEAEVVVRRRIRNQRLIPTAMEPRAAVAQYNPATGELTLWVTSQNPHIHRFLLSLTLGIPEQKLRVIAPEVGGGFGSKIPFYPDEALVAFAARDLGLPVKWTEDRSENYRATTHGRDHVQDLVLAGTRDGRLTALRIRTVANLGAYLSTAAPGVPTILFGLITAGPYTIPNVDVEVFGVLTHTTPVEAYRGAGRPEATYLLERLVDLYAREIGMDPAEIRRKNFIPADRFPYETPTGLTYDSGDYERALDKALEALDYAGLRQEQAELRKQGRFLGVGFSSYVEICGLGPSRVAGAVGFQGGLWESAVVRVHPSGKVNVYIGSSPHGQGEETTFAQVVADELGVPVEDVEIVHGDTAQTPMGWGTYGSRTTPVGSGALALAARRVAEKARKIAAHMLEAAPEDLDFRDGAFQVRGVPERKATIQQVALQAYLAWNLPEGMEPALEASAFYDPSNFVYPFGTHVAVVEVEPATGQVKLLRYVAVDDPGRVINPLIVDGQVHGGVVQGIGQALWEGAVYDENGQLLTGSMMDYALPRAGFLPPIETYRTETPSPVNPLGVKGVGETGTIASTPAVVNAVMDALAPFGIDHLEMPLTPEKIWRAVREAEARKGGAAA
- a CDS encoding xanthine dehydrogenase family protein subunit M; protein product: MIPAAFDYARASSLDEALRLLQEAGPDAKLLAGGHSLLPMMKLRLAEPPVLVDIGGIAELRGIRLEGDELVIGALTTHAEVAGSVQVAEAFPLLAQAAGAIGDLQVRNRGSVGGNLAHADPSSDLPAVVLALEARLVLRSPSGERAVPAREFFLGPFTTALEPGEILTEVRFPLLGGRTGTAYVKHPHPASGYAVVGVAAVVRLAADGSVEQARIGVTGVALSAFRAEAVEAALHGRKPDPSVLREAVSHATDGVEVNGDLYASGEFRAHLCRHHMTEALQKAAAAAA